From Desulfolucanica intricata, the proteins below share one genomic window:
- a CDS encoding sulfotransferase, producing the protein MNSNTSNTFNKCLDKLPLRILYIMGAGRSGSTVLDTVLGNHSEIESVGELTNLPRSGWINDEYCACGKRGTDCPFWSDVRREWVRRTGVDDPKGYLALQSTFERFRRWPRLLKERRRPSPQFQIYAEQTRALFEAVRTVSGKSIIVDSSKNPTRAFALSMLPNVDLYLIHLIRDGRGVIWSYLKAHRKDEKNGVQRDLAPVPAWRTSINWRLVNSTSEFVLKQKIADGACIRYEDFVQQPVKTLNRIGDMLSISLDSVADNLVCGREVTVGHTIAGNRVRMSGAITLRPDYEWKELLPGKDRKIFWLLAGTVARRYGYDKV; encoded by the coding sequence ATGAATTCCAATACAAGTAATACATTTAATAAGTGCTTAGATAAATTGCCTTTACGCATCCTTTACATTATGGGTGCGGGCCGCAGTGGCTCAACGGTACTTGATACCGTTCTTGGCAATCATTCTGAGATTGAGAGTGTAGGAGAGTTAACCAATCTCCCGCGCAGCGGCTGGATTAATGATGAATACTGTGCCTGTGGCAAACGAGGCACTGACTGCCCGTTCTGGTCGGATGTCCGGCGGGAGTGGGTTAGGCGCACCGGCGTGGATGATCCTAAAGGGTATCTGGCCCTGCAAAGCACTTTCGAGCGCTTCAGACGGTGGCCCCGGCTGTTAAAAGAGCGACGCCGGCCATCTCCGCAGTTTCAGATTTATGCTGAACAAACCCGGGCACTTTTTGAAGCCGTTCGTACGGTAAGCGGTAAATCGATTATCGTAGACTCCTCTAAGAATCCGACCCGCGCCTTTGCCCTATCCATGCTGCCGAACGTCGATCTGTATTTAATTCATCTAATACGCGATGGGCGGGGAGTTATTTGGTCATATCTGAAAGCCCATCGCAAAGATGAAAAGAACGGCGTGCAGCGGGATCTGGCACCTGTCCCGGCCTGGCGCACCAGTATTAACTGGCGTTTAGTTAATTCCACTTCGGAATTTGTGTTAAAGCAAAAAATAGCAGACGGGGCATGCATTCGTTACGAAGATTTTGTTCAACAGCCAGTTAAAACCCTTAACCGTATCGGAGATATGTTAAGCATTAGTCTCGACAGCGTCGCAGATAATCTAGTATGCGGGCGCGAGGTAACGGTTGGCCACACCATTGCCGGTAACCGCGTTCGCATGTCAGGGGCAATTACCCTGCGGCCGGATTACGAGTGGAAAGAACTGCTGCCCGGCAAAGATCGTAAAATCTTCTGGCTGCTTGCCGGCACTGTTGCCAGGAGGTACGGGTATGACAAGGTTTGA
- a CDS encoding SDR family oxidoreductase: protein MKCLVTGGAGFIGSNLVHTLVEQGHKVRVFDNFATGKFENIMSVINKIDLIVSDLRNQDDVQRAVEGVDVVFHQAALPSVPRSVADPYTTHRVNSDGTLNVFLAARDHGVKRVVYASSSSVYGSNEKLPKEETMLTRPMSPYAASKLTKEVYGRIFYNLYGLETVGLRYFNVFGPRQNPESQYAAVIPKFITALLKGNAPTIYGDGEQSRDFTFISDVIKANLLAAKAPGAAGEVFNIACGNRISLNELLNLLKKITGREVEPVYTDSRPGDVKHSLAAIEKARSVLGYYPEVSLEAGLRQTVAWFGGIDVDG from the coding sequence TTGAAATGTTTGGTTACCGGCGGGGCCGGGTTTATCGGTTCAAACTTAGTGCATACCCTGGTAGAGCAGGGACATAAAGTCCGCGTTTTTGATAATTTTGCAACCGGAAAATTTGAAAATATTATGTCTGTTATTAATAAAATTGATCTTATTGTGAGTGATTTGCGAAATCAAGATGATGTACAAAGGGCAGTCGAAGGGGTCGATGTGGTATTTCACCAGGCAGCCCTCCCTTCCGTACCCAGGTCAGTAGCGGATCCGTATACCACACACCGGGTGAATAGTGACGGTACCTTAAATGTTTTTTTGGCGGCCAGGGATCATGGGGTTAAAAGGGTAGTTTATGCTTCTTCTTCTTCGGTTTACGGCAGTAATGAAAAACTACCCAAAGAGGAAACCATGCTAACCAGACCCATGTCTCCTTATGCGGCCTCGAAGTTGACCAAGGAAGTTTACGGGAGAATTTTTTATAATTTATACGGTTTGGAAACAGTGGGCTTAAGGTATTTTAACGTTTTTGGCCCGCGGCAGAATCCCGAGTCCCAGTATGCTGCTGTAATACCAAAATTTATAACTGCTTTGTTAAAGGGAAATGCACCAACCATATATGGAGACGGAGAGCAATCCCGGGACTTTACTTTTATTTCAGATGTGATAAAAGCTAATTTATTGGCAGCTAAGGCTCCGGGAGCCGCCGGGGAAGTTTTTAATATTGCCTGTGGGAATAGGATTAGTCTTAATGAACTACTTAATTTGTTAAAAAAAATTACCGGTAGGGAAGTTGAACCGGTATATACTGATTCCCGCCCCGGTGATGTTAAGCATTCCCTGGCGGCTATTGAAAAGGCCCGTTCCGTTTTGGGCTACTACCCGGAAGTGAGTTTGGAGGCGGGGTTACGTCAAACAGTTGCATGGTTTGGGGGAATCGATGTTGACGGTTAA
- a CDS encoding glycosyltransferase family 4 protein has product MSVLIFLSTSGRGGRELNTLRIMPYLRNRGMTVSVVVLDSGGYVTKRCNCGGLDCQALGLWPSKLNLLAVWLRFFFLLRKTRPELVQVYGFLASLICRFTAPPLGIKVIVGIVGAGHFTGKRPLWERLTRQLVNHYVANSLDGKHKMLKLLNPHQPEISVIYNGVPELAIPSEKPKKNYITVGTVANLRPEKGYDVMLEALVKVKEKLGEKVALNYLIAGEGGLREELTEKINTMGLTGQVNLLGMVDNVTEMLLKLDLFVLPSYTEGLPNALLEAMAAGRCVIATRVGGVPEIIEDGYNGLIVEPGNPDELAGVMVKVLLEPQWRESLAARGREVVSKKFSLERQAEETIRVWTAVCNQNCKVGRG; this is encoded by the coding sequence TTGTCTGTATTAATTTTTCTTTCTACCTCCGGTCGTGGAGGGAGAGAATTAAACACCCTAAGGATAATGCCATATTTAAGAAACCGCGGAATGACAGTGTCGGTGGTGGTCTTGGACAGTGGCGGATACGTTACTAAGCGGTGTAACTGCGGCGGGCTGGATTGCCAGGCTCTGGGTTTGTGGCCCAGTAAGCTAAATTTACTGGCGGTATGGCTAAGGTTCTTTTTTTTACTAAGGAAAACCAGACCGGAGTTGGTGCAGGTCTACGGTTTTTTAGCAAGTTTGATTTGTCGTTTTACAGCACCGCCTCTGGGAATTAAAGTAATTGTAGGTATTGTGGGGGCGGGTCATTTTACCGGTAAAAGACCACTATGGGAAAGGTTGACCAGACAATTAGTTAATCATTATGTGGCTAACAGCTTAGATGGTAAACACAAAATGCTCAAGCTGTTGAATCCCCACCAACCCGAAATCTCTGTGATTTATAACGGTGTACCCGAATTAGCGATACCCTCGGAAAAACCAAAAAAGAATTATATTACAGTGGGAACGGTGGCCAATTTACGGCCGGAAAAGGGTTATGATGTAATGCTTGAGGCTCTGGTAAAAGTCAAGGAAAAGTTGGGGGAAAAGGTAGCCTTAAATTATTTAATAGCCGGTGAAGGTGGACTTAGAGAAGAATTGACTGAAAAAATCAATACTATGGGTTTAACCGGACAGGTTAATTTACTGGGTATGGTTGATAATGTAACAGAGATGCTTTTAAAGTTAGATTTATTTGTACTTCCTTCCTACACCGAGGGATTACCTAACGCTCTCCTCGAGGCTATGGCGGCAGGAAGGTGTGTGATAGCGACCCGCGTCGGGGGTGTACCCGAAATTATTGAAGACGGCTACAATGGACTGATAGTAGAGCCCGGCAATCCGGATGAATTGGCCGGTGTGATGGTAAAAGTGCTTTTAGAACCCCAGTGGCGTGAAAGCCTGGCAGCGCGTGGTAGGGAAGTCGTTAGTAAGAAATTTTCTTTAGAACGGCAGGCTGAAGAAACCATTAGGGTATGGACAGCGGTTTGCAATCAAAATTGTAAGGTAGGGCGCGGATAA
- a CDS encoding glycosyltransferase family 4 protein, which translates to MLTVNLSKRSRPLVIHVTTIGITAYKALLTQCQHQREAGLEVRFVFSPSAETELLREMGFPVEELYIDRAIKPVGDIKSILNLSKYFREVKPDLVHTHTSKAGVVGRIAARLAGVPHIVHTIHGFPFHEDMSFLKRKLYQGIEKIAGKLTDVMLSQSREDILTAEKLAIHPRAGPLVHIGNGVDLTQFNPVRFTMKQKIAFRFALGIREDEPVITMIGRINPEKGFHDLIDALHMIRQLSWKTLLIGPDEGYLPVILSKIKGYKLEDRVKILGLRRDIANLLAISDIYVLPSYREGLPRSLIEAQAMELPCIATDIRGCREIIEPDQTGILIKPGDFTALGRSLWRLLENPGLRSQMGRAGRERAEEFFDEQVVNKKVLEAYRLVLNIPERENYKDNER; encoded by the coding sequence ATGTTGACGGTTAATCTCTCAAAAAGATCCCGCCCTCTGGTTATTCACGTTACAACTATAGGTATCACTGCCTACAAGGCTCTTTTAACACAGTGTCAGCACCAGAGAGAGGCTGGCTTGGAAGTACGGTTTGTTTTCAGTCCGTCAGCGGAAACTGAACTTTTACGGGAAATGGGTTTTCCAGTAGAAGAGTTATATATTGATCGTGCTATCAAGCCGGTCGGAGATATAAAAAGCATCTTGAACTTATCCAAATACTTTCGCGAGGTAAAACCGGATTTGGTACATACACATACCTCCAAAGCCGGAGTGGTGGGTAGAATTGCTGCCCGCCTCGCCGGAGTGCCTCATATAGTTCACACGATACATGGTTTTCCCTTTCATGAGGATATGTCTTTTCTAAAAAGGAAGTTGTACCAGGGGATTGAGAAAATTGCCGGGAAGCTGACAGATGTAATGCTGTCTCAGAGCCGAGAGGATATTCTTACTGCGGAGAAATTAGCGATCCACCCCCGGGCCGGCCCACTTGTGCATATCGGTAACGGGGTTGATTTAACGCAGTTTAACCCGGTGAGATTTACTATGAAGCAAAAAATTGCTTTCAGGTTTGCCTTGGGGATTCGTGAAGATGAGCCGGTAATTACAATGATTGGCCGAATTAATCCGGAAAAAGGCTTTCACGATTTAATTGATGCTTTGCATATGATCCGGCAATTGTCATGGAAGACACTGCTAATTGGCCCGGATGAGGGATATTTACCGGTTATTCTTAGTAAAATCAAGGGGTATAAACTGGAGGATCGGGTTAAAATTCTTGGACTACGCAGAGATATAGCGAATTTGTTGGCTATCTCAGACATTTACGTCCTACCTTCTTACCGGGAAGGCTTGCCTCGCTCATTAATTGAGGCCCAGGCTATGGAGTTACCTTGTATAGCCACTGACATTAGAGGTTGCCGGGAAATTATAGAGCCGGATCAGACCGGTATTCTTATCAAGCCCGGGGATTTTACTGCCTTGGGTAGGTCTCTGTGGAGGCTTTTAGAGAACCCGGGACTTCGCAGCCAAATGGGGCGGGCCGGAAGAGAACGGGCCGAGGAATTTTTTGATGAACAGGTGGTTAATAAGAAGGTACTTGAGGCATACCGATTAGTTTTGAACATACCGGAAAGGGAGAATTATAAGGATAATGAAAGATAG
- a CDS encoding glycosyltransferase, with product MTRFDIYIMFLIRSLNYGGAERQLVTLARGLHQSGYKVAVAVFYPGGPLEKDLEETKITVIHLNKRHRWDVFGFLWRLVRLLRTEKPEILHGYLGMPNILTVMLKPIFPRMRMVWGVRASDMDLARYDWLSRLAYRIECCLSRFADLIIANSHAGLNYAVRNGFPREKMRVIPNGIDTNRFQPDPDAGARVRNQWGVSGKETLIGLVGRLDPMKDHPTFLKAASILLRNRKNLRFVCIGEGPSEYKQELNDLSRELGLTEHLIWAGVRRDMPAVYSALNIAVSSSYSEGFPNVIGEAMACGIPCVVTNAGDSAKIVGDLGIVIQPQSPQELAEGLRAMLAGLDDIKPDLLRKRIIQNFSLHKLIETTEEVLIGQEVSGNV from the coding sequence ATGACAAGGTTTGATATTTATATTATGTTCCTGATCAGGTCTTTAAATTACGGTGGTGCGGAACGACAGCTGGTTACCCTGGCGAGAGGACTTCATCAGTCCGGGTATAAAGTAGCCGTAGCGGTATTTTACCCCGGCGGCCCCCTGGAAAAAGATTTGGAAGAGACAAAAATAACCGTAATTCATCTCAATAAGCGCCATCGCTGGGATGTATTCGGATTTCTATGGCGACTGGTTCGACTATTACGAACAGAAAAACCGGAAATTCTACACGGTTATCTGGGAATGCCCAACATTCTTACGGTAATGCTTAAACCCATATTTCCGCGCATGCGCATGGTTTGGGGCGTGCGTGCATCCGATATGGATCTTGCTCGCTATGATTGGCTCTCCCGTCTAGCTTACCGAATTGAGTGTTGTCTATCCCGGTTTGCCGATTTAATCATCGCCAACTCTCATGCAGGTCTTAATTATGCCGTTAGAAATGGTTTCCCCCGGGAAAAAATGCGGGTTATCCCTAATGGCATTGATACTAACCGATTTCAACCGGACCCGGATGCCGGGGCCCGGGTCCGGAACCAGTGGGGTGTTTCCGGCAAAGAGACGCTCATAGGCTTAGTTGGACGGCTTGATCCCATGAAGGATCACCCCACCTTTCTCAAGGCTGCATCTATATTATTAAGGAACAGGAAAAATCTACGTTTCGTCTGCATTGGTGAAGGGCCTTCAGAATATAAACAAGAACTTAACGACCTTAGCCGGGAATTGGGGCTGACAGAACATCTCATCTGGGCCGGGGTTCGCAGAGATATGCCTGCTGTTTACAGCGCGCTAAATATAGCTGTATCATCTTCATACAGCGAAGGGTTTCCTAATGTTATCGGAGAAGCCATGGCCTGCGGCATACCTTGCGTGGTCACTAATGCAGGAGATTCGGCGAAGATTGTAGGGGACCTGGGGATAGTTATTCAGCCTCAATCTCCACAGGAATTAGCCGAAGGTTTAAGAGCTATGCTGGCAGGACTTGATGATATAAAACCGGATCTGCTTCGAAAACGGATTATTCAAAACTTTAGTCTGCATAAGTTGATCGAAACCACAGAAGAAGTCTTAATTGGTCAGGAGGTATCAGGTAATGTTTAG
- the asnB gene encoding asparagine synthase (glutamine-hydrolyzing), with the protein MCGIVGILQTGLKPEQWEYYLGSMSDSLVHRGPDDAGLWYDAEAGIGLGHRRLSIVDLSPLGRQPMISKSGRYYISYNGEVYNFDRLREELQSFGHTFIGHSDTEVLLAAIEQWGLEESTKRFIGMFAFALWDRHERVLHLVRDRLGIKPLYYGWLGKAFIFGSELKALRAHPEFNGNINRDALALMMRHNYIPAPYSIYRGIYKLLPGHILTLNSSTGSTPRPTPYWTAREIAEHGAANPFTGSETEAASVLDDLLRDAVGLRMVADVPLGAFLSGGIDSSLVVALMQVQSNRPVKTFSIGFHEQGYNEAEHAKAVANYLGTDHTELYVTPEQAMAVIPKLPTLYDEPFSDSSQIPTFLVSELARRYVTVSLSGDGGDELFGGYTRYKAVQELWRKIGWVPPMGRRILAKVLSATPTKLLDSIFGWLGPVLGKYGRPGATGDKLHKLAEILTVDCPEAMYREMISHWKKPAVLVPGAIEPLTVLTDSTQWAALLDFIHQMMYLDTLTYLPDDILTKVDRASMGVSLEARVPLLDHRVVEFAWQVPLNMKLRDGQGKWLLRQILYKYVPQSLIERPKMGFGVPIDSWLRGPLREWADSLLDERRLREEGFFNPRPIREKWTEHLSGQRNWQSYLWDVLVFQAWLEKNS; encoded by the coding sequence ATGTGCGGAATTGTTGGTATACTTCAAACCGGATTAAAACCTGAACAATGGGAATATTACCTTGGATCAATGAGTGACAGCTTAGTTCACCGGGGACCGGATGATGCCGGGCTGTGGTATGATGCCGAAGCCGGCATAGGCTTGGGACATCGCCGTCTCTCCATCGTTGATCTTTCCCCTCTCGGTCGCCAACCGATGATTTCAAAAAGCGGGCGTTATTACATCAGTTATAACGGTGAGGTTTATAACTTCGACCGGTTAAGAGAGGAATTGCAATCCTTTGGCCATACATTCATTGGCCACTCGGATACCGAGGTACTGCTGGCTGCCATCGAACAATGGGGGCTTGAAGAATCAACTAAACGTTTTATCGGAATGTTCGCTTTTGCCCTGTGGGACCGTCATGAACGTGTGCTGCACCTGGTACGTGACCGGCTGGGGATTAAGCCCCTCTACTATGGATGGCTGGGTAAAGCCTTTATCTTTGGCTCTGAACTAAAAGCACTTAGGGCTCATCCCGAATTTAACGGAAACATCAACCGCGATGCCCTGGCTCTGATGATGCGCCACAATTATATCCCGGCCCCCTATTCAATCTACCGGGGAATTTATAAACTGTTACCCGGCCATATTTTGACCTTAAACAGCTCCACCGGCTCCACTCCCCGGCCAACTCCCTATTGGACAGCCAGGGAAATCGCCGAACATGGAGCTGCCAACCCATTTACCGGCAGTGAAACTGAAGCTGCTTCTGTTCTTGATGATTTACTGCGCGATGCCGTTGGCTTACGCATGGTGGCCGATGTCCCCCTGGGAGCCTTTCTTTCCGGAGGTATCGATTCCTCCCTGGTGGTTGCATTAATGCAGGTACAGAGTAATCGTCCGGTAAAAACCTTTTCCATAGGTTTTCATGAACAGGGTTATAATGAAGCGGAGCATGCCAAAGCTGTGGCCAATTATCTGGGTACCGACCACACTGAATTATATGTTACCCCGGAGCAGGCCATGGCGGTAATTCCCAAACTGCCCACCCTGTACGATGAACCGTTTTCAGATTCCTCGCAGATCCCTACTTTCCTGGTTTCCGAACTGGCCCGCCGATATGTCACAGTAAGCCTCTCCGGCGATGGCGGAGATGAGCTGTTTGGCGGTTACACACGTTATAAGGCCGTTCAGGAGCTCTGGCGAAAGATCGGTTGGGTGCCGCCAATGGGGCGTAGAATCCTGGCCAAAGTGCTTTCGGCAACCCCTACCAAGCTTCTTGACAGCATATTCGGATGGCTGGGCCCCGTATTAGGCAAGTACGGTCGTCCCGGGGCAACCGGGGATAAACTGCACAAGCTGGCAGAAATCCTAACAGTTGACTGTCCGGAAGCGATGTACCGGGAAATGATATCCCATTGGAAAAAACCGGCTGTTCTGGTTCCAGGTGCTATTGAGCCGCTAACAGTATTGACTGACAGCACCCAGTGGGCTGCGCTGCTTGACTTCATCCATCAGATGATGTATCTGGATACCCTAACTTATTTACCTGATGACATTCTTACCAAGGTGGATCGCGCCAGCATGGGTGTAAGCCTGGAGGCCCGTGTACCTCTGCTTGATCACCGGGTGGTGGAGTTCGCCTGGCAGGTGCCGCTTAATATGAAACTGCGGGATGGGCAAGGGAAATGGTTGCTGCGCCAGATTTTATATAAGTATGTGCCGCAATCTTTAATTGAACGTCCTAAAATGGGCTTCGGAGTACCTATTGACTCCTGGTTGCGCGGGCCGTTAAGGGAATGGGCCGATTCATTACTGGATGAGCGGAGACTACGGGAGGAGGGTTTCTTCAACCCCCGGCCGATCCGGGAAAAATGGACGGAGCACTTGTCGGGTCAACGCAACTGGCAATCCTACCTGTGGGATGTACTGGTGTTTCAGGCATGGCTGGAAAAAAACTCATAA
- a CDS encoding SH3 domain-containing protein, giving the protein MWLWLIIILISLACLFCFISVIQLELRKRSAKLWIILTCCSIGGVVAALVSAPSPDIQEYSYHSKPPNIKIVETTPKDTSSDDGIKKGKKVVVTAVELYVRASTDPDARILGSVNYGNILTVLDAPADLDLVNIQTGYGLTGWVLKRHVQALPEEKIPEQALPGEAAQ; this is encoded by the coding sequence ATGTGGTTGTGGCTGATTATTATTTTAATTTCATTAGCTTGTCTTTTTTGTTTTATTAGTGTAATACAACTGGAGTTAAGAAAACGTTCCGCTAAATTATGGATAATCTTAACCTGTTGCTCTATTGGTGGAGTGGTAGCGGCACTGGTAAGTGCTCCCTCTCCTGACATTCAAGAATACTCCTATCATTCAAAGCCACCAAACATAAAAATAGTTGAAACGACTCCGAAAGATACATCTTCGGATGATGGTATAAAAAAAGGAAAAAAGGTTGTGGTAACAGCTGTAGAGCTTTATGTTAGAGCATCAACGGATCCCGATGCTAGAATACTTGGTTCGGTTAATTATGGTAATATCCTAACAGTTTTAGATGCTCCTGCAGATCTGGATTTGGTAAATATACAAACCGGATATGGTTTAACCGGGTGGGTGTTAAAAAGGCACGTTCAAGCTTTACCGGAAGAGAAGATCCCGGAACAAGCATTACCCGGAGAAGCAGCCCAGTAG
- the cysC gene encoding adenylyl-sulfate kinase: MVKSNVVWHTQSITKEHRQRLKKHKSFVLWFTGLSASGKSTLANALECKLHKMNIHTYLLDGDNIRQGLNKDLDFSKKDRRENIRRVAEVTKLFVDAGIVVLTAFISPYRTDREMARQLFNPGVFIEIYVKCPLEICEKRDPKGLYKKARSGSIPLFTGISAPYEEPVKPEIVVDTQNNTVNEIVDQIIDYLKTKQNL; the protein is encoded by the coding sequence ATGGTTAAATCTAATGTCGTGTGGCATACACAATCAATTACTAAAGAACACCGGCAGCGACTAAAGAAACATAAAAGTTTTGTCCTATGGTTCACTGGCTTATCGGCATCAGGCAAATCTACACTTGCCAATGCCCTCGAATGTAAACTGCACAAGATGAACATTCATACCTATTTGTTAGATGGTGACAACATTCGTCAAGGATTAAATAAAGATTTAGATTTCAGCAAAAAAGACCGTAGGGAAAATATCAGGCGTGTAGCAGAGGTGACAAAACTTTTTGTGGATGCAGGTATAGTGGTGCTGACAGCGTTTATTTCACCCTACCGGACGGACCGAGAAATGGCCCGCCAGTTATTTAATCCGGGGGTATTTATTGAAATATACGTCAAATGTCCCTTAGAAATATGCGAAAAAAGAGATCCAAAAGGTCTTTACAAAAAAGCAAGAAGTGGTAGTATTCCGTTATTTACAGGGATATCAGCACCTTATGAAGAACCTGTCAAGCCGGAAATCGTGGTCGATACACAAAACAATACTGTCAATGAAATTGTAGATCAAATTATAGATTATTTAAAAACAAAACAAAACTTGTAA
- a CDS encoding YveK family protein: MRAREVINALNEMKIALIAVPVLAMVISAVISLYVIAPVYRSSTTLMVFRQPSVGTSYDVTLQTIMLNQKLVKSYTELAKSTLILNEVIKQNNLKMSAESLRQKVNVELLSNTELFKISVEDSNPTLSAMLANEMARVLSEKVAEMMNFDNIQIVDAASPPGKPIWPNHILNVLLAGVIGTLIILGIAFMRASIRDDEKKESQSIYQPVIPNQAIIYPTQDTEEIYKGHEDYKAHKDYNKHEEDSHKEEKQN; encoded by the coding sequence GTGAGGGCTAGAGAAGTTATTAATGCGCTTAATGAAATGAAAATAGCACTAATCGCAGTTCCTGTTCTGGCGATGGTAATTAGTGCAGTTATAAGCTTGTATGTTATAGCGCCTGTATACAGGTCATCAACAACCTTAATGGTTTTTAGGCAACCGTCAGTCGGTACTTCTTATGACGTAACATTGCAAACAATTATGCTGAATCAAAAGCTTGTTAAATCGTATACTGAACTAGCAAAAAGTACACTTATTTTGAATGAAGTAATCAAACAAAATAATTTAAAGATGTCAGCAGAAAGTCTAAGGCAAAAAGTAAATGTGGAACTATTGAGCAATACGGAATTATTTAAAATATCGGTGGAGGATTCCAACCCGACGTTATCAGCTATGCTGGCCAATGAAATGGCCCGGGTACTATCGGAAAAAGTAGCAGAAATGATGAATTTTGATAACATTCAGATTGTTGATGCTGCTTCACCACCTGGCAAACCTATTTGGCCCAATCATATATTAAACGTATTACTGGCCGGGGTAATAGGTACATTGATTATTTTAGGCATAGCGTTTATGAGAGCTTCGATAAGAGATGATGAAAAGAAGGAGTCACAATCAATTTATCAACCGGTTATTCCAAATCAAGCAATAATTTACCCGACCCAAGATACTGAGGAAATTTATAAAGGGCATGAAGATTATAAAGCACATAAAGATTATAACAAACATGAAGAAGACAGTCACAAAGAAGAAAAGCAAAATTAA
- a CDS encoding sulfurtransferase: MKINRLFFLGLVLSLVAFLLIGCNKGEEKVVEVKKAEPYAHPEALISADQLKRILMQPNLTIIDTRPQEDYLQEHIPGAIHFKVKLVLDPNRKGRFASAGILSRYMRQYGINSTDHIVVYSDDYSHARLWCSLNMYGIKNVQILNGGFAQWKNKGYETATGRERKAKLGKFVPGEKTNTIINTEQVSAAVRTSDNVIIDARSLDEYSSGHIPGAINIPCDQLINEDGTFKSISELKKIFNKYVTSDKQIIVYSRNATRSSYLFFVLNKLLGYENVKIYDGYRIYWAPHKAREKGIN, encoded by the coding sequence TTGAAAATTAACAGACTTTTTTTCTTAGGTTTAGTTTTATCCTTAGTCGCATTTCTACTTATCGGATGTAATAAGGGAGAAGAGAAGGTTGTAGAGGTTAAAAAAGCAGAACCTTATGCTCACCCGGAAGCCTTAATCAGTGCGGATCAATTGAAGAGAATATTAATGCAACCTAATTTAACCATTATAGACACCCGGCCACAAGAAGATTATTTACAAGAACATATACCCGGAGCTATACATTTTAAGGTCAAACTAGTTTTAGATCCCAACCGTAAGGGGAGATTTGCTTCTGCCGGAATTCTCAGCCGGTATATGCGTCAATACGGTATTAACAGTACTGATCACATCGTAGTCTATAGCGATGATTACAGTCATGCCAGGTTATGGTGCAGCCTGAACATGTATGGCATTAAAAATGTACAAATTCTAAACGGTGGATTTGCTCAATGGAAAAACAAAGGTTACGAGACTGCAACCGGGCGTGAAAGAAAAGCTAAACTCGGGAAATTTGTACCCGGGGAAAAAACCAATACTATTATTAATACTGAGCAAGTTTCAGCCGCAGTAAGAACATCTGATAATGTCATTATAGATGCCCGCTCACTTGATGAATACAGCAGCGGACACATACCGGGAGCAATAAATATACCCTGCGATCAACTAATAAATGAAGATGGAACCTTTAAAAGCATCTCCGAATTGAAGAAGATCTTTAATAAGTATGTAACTTCGGATAAACAAATAATAGTTTATTCTCGAAATGCCACCAGATCTTCTTACTTATTCTTTGTTTTGAACAAATTGTTGGGATACGAAAACGTAAAAATTTATGACGGTTATCGTATATACTGGGCTCCCCATAAAGCCAGAGAAAAAGGAATCAACTAG